The Rissa tridactyla isolate bRisTri1 chromosome 1, bRisTri1.patW.cur.20221130, whole genome shotgun sequence DNA segment taaatacatgAATAAAGACAGTTGCAGTGATGGATTTAAGAGTTCAGTCCCCCTTTCATTCAACCTTACAGGCAGGTTTTCCAGACTCTAAGAATGAAGTTCTGCTTCCCACTTCCAACCAGCACCTCCTCTGAACATCGTCCTGCAAGAAGATGGCAGGCTTCATTGCTGTCTTCCCAATTTTAGAAGAAAGCTGCTCTTTGGCCATTACTTTTTCATCCTAATCCTACCCTGTCCCTAACTTAAGGCTTTTCCTCTTCTAAAGGaagttctcctctctccctccttccccacagaaAATTAATCATGGTGCTTGTGGTTTGTCTATTTACTAGAGCTCACTCAGTCtcttgttcatagaatcacagaatggtttgggctagaagggaccttaaagatcatccaagccccctgccctgggcagggacacctctcactagaccaggctgctcaaagccccatccagcctggccttgaacatttccagggatggcgcatccacaatttctctgggcaacctgttccggtgcctcaccaccctcacagtaaaggatttcttcctaatatctaatctaagtctcccctctttcagtttaaaaccgttatccctcgtcctatcgctacactcccggataaagagtccctccccatctctcctgtaggccccctttaggtactggaaggctgctataaggtctccctggagccttctcttctccaggctgaacaaccccaactctctcagcctgtcttcatagcagaggtgctccagccctctgatcatcttcgtggccctccactggacccgctccaacaggtccacgtccttcttatgctgaggactccagagctgcacgcagttcAGTACTTGTTCAGTCTTCCATGGAATACAGAAAAACTCTTCACATTCATAACATCTTTCCCAAGGAGATCTACAAGCCTACAAGTGTATCTTTTGTTGGCTACCATGCACTCTCATCACCAagcttttcagtgaagacatATGCAGTGCATTGGCATGGCCTGTAAAGTCTATAAAGCTGTACATCTTCTGAGCAAAACCCCTCGAGTGGCCTCTACCATGGGCTCTGTGAACATTGACCTGTGCCTTGTGAAGTAGTGCACGAGGAATCTGTGTGAAAGACAGGTACCTCCACTGTGCTAAAAGAAAGTTCCTCTGCATTTTGTGAGGTGTTGGGATGCTCTTGGGAAGCGCTCCCAAGTAGAACCTTCCAGGCACTCACCTGGAGCAATGGTTTGGTTTCAGCTTTGATGCAAGATAAGAGGGaaggcagggctgtccctgccaagtggctgcagcctgtgcagaGGCAGAGCGCTCGGGTCCCCCGGCAAGCTTCTTCAGGCACCATGGTTAGATATGCAGCTGAGTGAAGCACAACTTTAGATGTTGGCTCTTATAGTTCTGTCCAAGCCTCGTCGAAGGCACTTAAAAGTCCTATAATTTTTAGCGACAATATTAATAAGAGGCAAAAATTGCCCTTGCACTtagttttataaagaaaaaaacaaaaaacaaaaggaggtaGACCTACCAGACCACCTAAGTGAACGCTCTTTCGTTCTTTCTGGGTGTGATAGAGGACATAAGTGAGCAGAAGTACATCCACTTCATACAGTCCATTTCTAAATAACTCTAAGCTgtctataaaaatatatgtttaataCTTAATCTACTCTGATTATCATATTTAAGTCAAATATTTTGCATCTATAAGACGTTTCAGATGCTGTTGAACAACCTACCACATTCATGTGCCCAGATGTTTTTCCCAGTTGATGGCCTAAACTTTCTGCTTCAAAATTTTGTATTATTTGTCAGGAATACTTTCTCTTAAAATGTAACTGCAAATAATAACTCACCTTAATAGTAAAACTATTCAAAAATTTGTAGACCATATTTTAACAAACATCATCCTTTTCTCAGATGGTAGACAAGCACGTAACATATCATATGtatctttaaaactttttgtgtcacttttttcttttgttattgttttctgaAGTCTTTCTAGTATAGCAACATTTTTTTGGTAATGAGAAAACTAATTTCAAATTATACACaccaaaaatagagaaaaaacaaacgCTGTCTCTCCTATATATTCACACAGTTTCTGTGATGTGCAGCCCAAAGTTACAGGTGCTTTTTAATCCATCTCTGTTACAAGCAATACATACACATAATTAAATATAATGGCTTAGATCATCCGCTGGTGTAAATTAGCATATCTCTGCAAAGTGAGTTACAACAGATGAGGGTACTGACTCCTGTGTATGAGCAACCAGTAACACAGGGAGGGCTGTTTTTCAGCACTCCAGTTCATAGATACATGCTATAACATCGTTCTATATAGAAATGCTTGGTAAATGATGCACTGCATTTTCAATACTAACCTACTTCCTTCCCTGGCTAATGCATTTCTTTGTCATAACTGttttcaagatcttttttttaaatgcaaatagaTTGTATCAGCTTCCATTTCTCCAAATCGAATACCGTTTTCGTCACGCACTTCTGCTCTTTCTAGAACtacttgaattattttaatgtactCATTTGTGTTTGCATCTGCTCTACAGCAAAGAAGTTCTTAAGAAAACCTGAAACAGATCTTTATGGCACCTTTATTTAACACTTTACAAAATGTGACACCCCTCCTTTATGGTCTTAAATAATTTTGCGAAACCATGAGTTATTTTTCATATCCAGCCTATTTGAATTAATCTGAGGGTAAGATCCTATTGTCTTCACATTCGAACTGTTCAGAGAGACACTCCATGGACTATATTGCTGGGAATGTAGAAAAGATCTTTCCAAACTTTAGGACAAATGCTCCCTATTATCTGTATCAACACATGTAAGTCtgtggggccagatgggattcacccaagggtactgagggcgCTGAGGGAAGTGCTCATCAGGCACTTCCCATCATTTACCAACaatcctggctaactggggaggtgccagctgactggaggttagcaaatgtgatgcctaTCTATAAGCAGGacgatctggggaactacaggcctggcagcctggggaagctgaggggaagcctgggggtgctggggaaggttatggagcagctcatcttgagtgccatcatgtggcacgtACAGGGCAAACAGGTGTTCAGGCCCAGTCAGtgtgggtttgtgaaaggcaggtcctgcttaattaacctgatctccttctatgacaaggtgacccacttagaggacaagggaaggctgtggatgttgtctacctaaaCTTTAGTAAAGACtgtgacactgtttcccacagcattctcctggagaagctgtcTGCTCATGGGTTGGATGGTTGTatgcttcgctgggtaaaaaactggctggctgggcaGGCCCAAAGAGTgctggtgaatggagttaaatccagttggcggccggtcacaagtagtgttctccagGGATCAGTATTGGggtcagttctctttaatatctttatcaatgatctggacgaggggatcgagtgcacccccagtaagtttgcagatgacaccaagttgggcaggagtgtcagcctgcttgagggtagaagggctttgcagagggatctggaccggctggatcaatgggccgaggccaatggtatgagcttcaacaagaccaagtgccaggtcctgcacttgggtcacaacagccccatccatgcagtgctacaggcttgggcaagagcggctggagagctgcctggcagaaaaggacctgggggtgttggttgacagctggctgaatatgagccagcagtgtgcccaggtggacaaggcggccaacagtatcctggcccGTATCAGAAACTgtatggccagcaggactagggaagtggttgtATCTCTGCACTcaacacctcaaatactgtgttcagttttgggcccctcactacaggagggacactgaagcatgttcagagaagggcaatgaaccTGGTGAGGGGTCTTGAGCACAgatcctatgaggagcagctgagggaactggggatgtttagcctggagaaaagaaggctgaggggaggccttatcactctccacaactactagaaaggaggttgtagtgagggaggggttggtctcttctccgaAGTAAcaagggataggacaagaggagatggcttaaagttgcgccaggggaagtttggattggatattagggaaaatttcttcactgaaagtgttgtcaaacattggaacaggctgcccagggaagtggttgaggcatcatccctggaggtattcagaagacgggcagacgtggtgcttagggacatggtttagtggtggttttggtagtgttatgttaatggttggacttgataatcttgaaggtcttttccaacctaaatgattctgtgaaaaccatTTCAAATGCCATTTGCTGTGGCTAAATGGATTTAGATATGCCAAGAAACCGAAGGCTTATCTAGCTGTGCACTTACCTGTCTGTAATACGACAACTGCTGCTAATTATACAATTATATGTTCAAATTGTTATAAAACCCTATATGAAATATGATGAACTGAAAATCAGAAGGAGCTACTATTATGGAAAGATCTGTTATTGTGTACAGTTCATCCTGATTCCAAAGGTTTTGAGGCTGCATCCTCTTCATAATCGTAAGCTAAAATGGAATTAATTCTTGGCtaaattataatttcaaataatgACTATTAATAGAAATTGCGCATCTCATTTCAGTTGGAGAATACTTATATATACCCTAGCTATGTATTTATGCTAGTAAGGAGTGCTTGCGTCCACTCCTTGGTAGGCTGTCACTTCCTTTAAAATGCCTTTCCTCACCGTCTCCATCATCCCCTATTTCTCATGATTAGAGACTTACAACATTTTTTTAGTCCCTGTATCTTTCTCTCTCTACATTCcaacaaacattttttcttcttcttgggcatattaaaaatcttttcaacCAGAGGAAGGGTTTCCTTCTTCCAAAATTCTTTCCAGTGAATGCTCTGGAACATGAGGGCTCAAAAATAGAAAAGATCTGTTGCCAGTCCTGGAAGTCTCGTGCCGAAAAAGAGCTTTTGAACGTCTATGTGAAAGAGACACTGGAGGTAGAAGTGTTCATTGCCAATGCTGTAACAAGTGTGTGTTTGCCCAGCTCAGTTACTTTTGGACAGTTTTGTTTTGGTAGTTTCCTTTCTCAGGCTGTTACCTGTTGACTTCTGCAAGCACAAAGAAATATGATTATGTGTACAAATTTTTCTATCAAAGATTTTTTCTGCAAGGAATACAAAAGGATATGCTCATATACTCGTAAGCTTATACTCCAGGTTTCGCAACATCTGCCTAcatatttcagtttgaaataagTGATTAGAGCAGAGCAAAGTGCATGTTTGTATAAAACTGAAGGACTCAGACTTTAACACCATCAAgtatttgacaaatattttttttttctgtgaacatgTGCCACAGTTTGCTAATAAAGAGTACTCTGCAGAAAAATTCAGCATTCAAAATTCACACTAGAGATGTTGGGTTCAAGAATGTTTAGAAAGTAACTTttgaatgtaagaaaaaaatgaaaaagcatttttgtgtGTAGAAGGTAAATTAATAAATTCAtatcagttttaaaaaagcaaagatatTTCATAAAGCTTATAGTAGACAAATAACACATGGCCACATGGAAACGTAACCTATTTACGAataaagcaaaaatgtattttcattttcctttttctctctttttttccttcacagatcAATAACACGATCTTACTATCGCAACTCTGTGGGTGGCTTACTAGTGTTTGACATCACAAATCGACGATCTTTTGAACATGTGAAAGACTGGCTAGAAGAAGCAAAAATGCATGTGCAGCCTTTTCAGATTGTGTTCCTGTTAGTAGGACATAAATGTGACTTAGTGTCACAGCGTGAGGTCACAAGAGAAGAAGCTGAAAAACTGTCATCTGACTGTGGTATGAAATATATAGAAACATCAGCAAAAGATGCCACGAATGTTGAAGAGTCCTTTACAATTCTAACACGAGACATCTATGAACTtgttaaaaaaggagaaatctcaATACAAGATGGATGGGAAGGTGTCAAGAGCGGCTTTGTTCCAAACGTTGTACATTCATCAGAAGAAGCTGTAAAGCCCAGAAGACAATGCATCTGCTGAATCTGTAGCATGCCAAAGAGCACATCGGGTGTTCAGAAGATGATGCCAACCTAAATAACAGAATAATGATTTTGAAACATTAGATCATGCCATAGCTGAATCATAGAACggtaatttgttttttttatccttcTGTCTAGGTCATAACTTCATGAGacttttaagtgctttttttcttttacgaAGTATAGTAACTTTGTGTggtcttcaggaaaagaaattataTATTGCTAAAGGAAAAACTAATCCTATAGCAAGACACTGAGAAAGTGCAATAATCATCGTTACAACATCCTCTCTTGGGCTTTGCATTTTGAATACTGTTTAAAATCAAGGCTTGCTAGCTGAGGATCAGATGAGCTCATTACTTTTGTTCATCTTGTCTTAGTTTTGGACAAGAAAGTGTTATACCATATATTTTTTTGACGTGATTCTTTACTCAAGTGCAGGGTTGCTAATGACCATTAAAGTTTAGAATGCTGTAGAATTTCATAATAAAGATAACtctaaagaaagcaagcagaaagatTGCTCCAATAGCAAACACTTTTGATATGACTATGAATACACGCCTtactaaagaaaaagaatgttttagaAAAGATGATTTATTTGTATACGAAAATGGGAAATAGAAgcaattaaatttattattaaatattttctgaattgcCAATGAAACTAAATGTAACATCACATATGATCCAGCTGTTACTTGACTTGTATACAAAACAGATTTCCCAACCACTGGAGTTACATTTCGgaggccagatcctcagctgggtAATTATCATAGCCACGCTGATGCCTAGGGAATTATGTTAATTTACACAAACAAATTCCATATtagctttaaaatataaatctacTTCTAATTAGAAGTAAAAGTAAGTTAAGAAGTGCTGCAACCCATGGGGACCAAGGCCTTAAATTTGAATAGAGCAGGATTGTTTTATTCTCAGACAGCAAATGTTAAACTGTTAtctaaaaaatgaagtttttaaaaccaaaactgttaTGAATAGTGTTTGGAGAGGAGAGAATTTCTACAATAATGCTTGGCTACAGAGAGCAAAGCTGGAGAACCCCTATTCTAAGAAAGCAACACATAATAgcttttaataacaataataataggaGAAATCTGTGATCATGTAGCATTTTACTGAGCTTGAGGTCATCTTCCTACTCCTCTGAATATAACACACACTAGCTTTATGCAAACTATGCCCTATATGTCTAGCACTTAAATACCAAATAAGtctatttctattttattgtAGTAGTATGACAAGATGACTTGATCTCCAGAGTTGATAAGCATCTACAGTTTATCTGGGCATACTCATAACCTCCAAACATCAAGCCAGTTATCGTCATATAAAGGTGTGTTACCGTGTTACAGTTCTCCATTTTCAAGACCAGGCAACAACTCTATCTAATCTAGCTTTTTTCTTCAACAAACATATAATCGGTTTTCCTTCAGGTTACTATTAGTTCCTTTTACAATCCTTTTGTAAATATTCCATAGTATAGAGACAGGTTGTTTGGTTcgttattttattcatttaggGTCACTAAAATTATTGACTTCAAAGGGAACTGAAAGGTTAATTTTTTCAATAGCCTGAATCTCACTTGCACTGAGGCACAGTTACACTGTCTTAGAAGGATACAGAGGCCTTAATATAAACAGGAATCAGCCTTAATTCATTAGCAATTAAAAGTTAGTTAATTCTAGTCTCAGCGTGCCACAAAGTAATTGCTGTGAGCCTGATTCTCTATTAAACTACATATATCAGTTGTTTACACCAAATCGATTTTGATTTGAGGGCATTTTAGGCCCTCTTTACAAAGTAAATGTGACTACAGATGCCAAAAGGTAGTGCAGAATCAGGCTGTGTGCATTTGACACCGACTCCCCTCTGATACTAGGCCCACGTTGTATATATCAGAAGATCTTCTCTTAGTTGTTTAAGAGGACAGAACGGGCCAACAAATAAATTGGTGTCTGGGGAGTCAACAGACCTAAAGTCTGCCACTGGTTCACTGTGTGTTTCTGAGCAAGGCATTTATGTTTTCTGTGCCTCACCTTCTGTATCTCAAAAATAGAGATGATCATTCTTCCTTGAATTCACAAAGACTGCTGAGACCCAATCTGACTGTATGATCTTCAGGCTGGACTCTTTTCTCTGTGCGCTACCTGTTGCAGAGTGTTTAGCACCGTGGGATGTGGATACTGGTTTCTTCTGccgtaccaaaaaaaaaaaaaattaaaaatattaaaacagctTTATAAGTACCAGGTATCGCTATTACTATGAAGCTACATTTCATTAGACATTTCATTACTTTCAGGTTAAAATCTCTTATCTTAAACTTTACTTCCTGGGTGCTCTGGAGCCAGTGAGATTTTCATTCTGTATGAGAAAAATCGGGTGTGTTGGGGGAAGGGACTGGG contains these protein-coding regions:
- the RAB39A gene encoding ras-related protein Rab-39A, with translation MPGVGAIGARCRHRPRRSPRKSPKAEAGQAGAAMDAAIWIYQFRLIVLGDSTVGKSCLLHRFTEGRFPGPLHSDPTVGVDFFSRLVEIEPGKRVKLQLWDTAGQERFRSITRSYYRNSVGGLLVFDITNRRSFEHVKDWLEEAKMHVQPFQIVFLLVGHKCDLVSQREVTREEAEKLSSDCGMKYIETSAKDATNVEESFTILTRDIYELVKKGEISIQDGWEGVKSGFVPNVVHSSEEAVKPRRQCIC